The Spirochaetota bacterium genome includes a region encoding these proteins:
- a CDS encoding adenylate/guanylate cyclase domain-containing protein, which yields MINLKKKDFPVLFICIGVILLFSFLSLIFYNVDKTFIYDIFVNWRNPGKPTEEINESTFVSTPNKKASKKIEIIGIDNFSLEKIGRFPWSRDTYVNIFNFFINPEGKSYPESILFDIAFLEKEKDDKENDILLANSIKKNGNVILEYYLDFEKGFEKSGEQKEVVDYIEKEFTIDLKKAKIKGRKIDEKIIKNRNFGITFNDITPLLKEYALTGSYAGTVGLFPDSDKKYRRLPLVYIYKNRIHFHAIIFMLCHYYGININDIEVDFGRYIKLNNITKNSNNKKEIIIPIDLHGNLFIDFIGNSSQIWPIRSAYDIYSNRAPAEYFKDKLVFFGIYSLGAAKDIWLTPSGLMFGVEFLAVATNQIINQKFFKFFNWFFIFLVIVLVSAFLSFYFYKLPIIKTYILAILFLFFYTLFAYIAFIYYLIVPYSGIIIQVLTLLISIIVYRILTEEKEKRFIRATFSNFVSKVVVDELLKHPEKIKLGGENKEITVLFSDIRGFTSRSEQMKPEEVVDLLNKYLSRMTEIIFKFHGTLDKYIGDAIMAFWGAPIPQEDHALLACCTALEMTKELEKLNNELPEDLNLDIGIGINTGYAIVGNMGSSSRMDYTLIGDTVNTGSRLEGVNKFYKTRIIISEYTYEKVKDFFYIRLIDKITAKGKTIPIKIYEILDYKEDFDPFKIVDKYNKIGNKLKSE from the coding sequence ATGATAAATTTAAAGAAAAAAGACTTTCCTGTCCTTTTCATTTGTATAGGAGTTATTCTATTGTTCTCATTTTTATCACTAATTTTTTACAATGTAGATAAGACTTTTATTTATGATATTTTTGTTAATTGGAGAAATCCTGGTAAACCTACTGAAGAAATAAATGAATCAACTTTTGTATCAACTCCTAATAAAAAAGCAAGTAAAAAAATAGAAATTATAGGCATTGATAATTTCTCTTTAGAGAAAATAGGTAGATTTCCATGGTCTAGAGACACATATGTAAATATATTTAATTTTTTTATAAATCCTGAAGGAAAGTCTTATCCTGAATCTATACTTTTCGATATTGCTTTTCTTGAAAAAGAAAAAGATGATAAAGAAAATGATATATTATTAGCGAATTCTATTAAAAAAAATGGAAATGTTATTTTAGAATATTATCTTGATTTTGAAAAAGGTTTTGAAAAAAGTGGAGAACAAAAAGAAGTTGTTGATTATATAGAGAAAGAATTTACAATAGATTTAAAAAAAGCAAAAATTAAAGGAAGAAAAATAGATGAAAAAATAATTAAAAATAGGAATTTTGGAATTACCTTTAATGATATTACTCCCTTACTTAAAGAATATGCTTTAACTGGCTCTTATGCAGGAACAGTAGGTTTATTTCCTGATTCAGATAAAAAATATAGAAGATTACCACTTGTTTATATATATAAAAACCGAATACATTTTCATGCAATAATTTTTATGTTATGCCATTATTATGGAATAAATATAAATGATATAGAAGTAGATTTTGGAAGATATATAAAATTAAACAATATAACTAAAAATTCTAATAACAAAAAAGAAATAATAATACCTATAGATTTACATGGTAATCTTTTTATAGATTTCATTGGGAATTCATCTCAAATATGGCCTATTAGATCAGCTTATGATATATATTCTAATAGAGCTCCTGCTGAATATTTTAAAGATAAGTTAGTTTTTTTTGGAATATATTCACTTGGAGCTGCAAAAGATATTTGGTTAACTCCATCTGGATTAATGTTTGGAGTAGAATTTCTTGCTGTTGCAACAAATCAAATAATCAATCAAAAATTTTTTAAATTTTTTAATTGGTTTTTTATTTTTTTAGTTATTGTATTAGTTTCAGCTTTTCTTTCTTTCTATTTCTATAAATTACCAATTATTAAAACATATATTTTAGCGATTTTATTTTTATTTTTTTATACTTTATTTGCTTATATTGCTTTTATTTATTATTTAATTGTTCCATACTCTGGAATAATTATTCAAGTATTAACTTTATTAATTTCTATAATTGTTTATAGAATTTTAACAGAAGAAAAAGAAAAAAGATTTATTAGAGCAACATTTTCAAACTTTGTTTCAAAAGTTGTTGTTGATGAATTATTAAAACATCCAGAAAAAATAAAACTTGGTGGTGAGAACAAAGAAATAACAGTTTTATTTTCTGACATTAGAGGTTTTACATCAAGATCAGAACAAATGAAACCAGAAGAAGTAGTTGATCTATTAAATAAATATCTCTCAAGAATGACTGAGATTATATTTAAATTTCATGGAACTCTTGATAAGTATATTGGGGATGCAATAATGGCATTCTGGGGTGCTCCTATACCACAAGAAGATCACGCTTTACTTGCTTGTTGCACTGCATTAGAAATGACTAAAGAGCTTGAAAAATTAAATAATGAATTACCAGAAGATTTGAACCTTGATATAGGGATTGGTATAAATACTGGTTATGCAATTGTTGGTAATATGGGATCTTCATCAAGGATGGATTATACATTAATAGGTGATACAGTAAATACTGGTTCAAGATTAGAAGGTGTTAATAAATTTTATAAGACAAGAATTATAATTTCTGAATATACCTATGAAAAGGTTAAAGATTTTTTTTATATAAGATTAATAGATAAAATAACTGCAAAAGGTAAAACAATACCAATTAAAATATATGAAATTTTAGATTATAAAGAAGATTTTGATCCTTTTAAAATTGTTGATAAATATAATAAAATTGGAAACAAATTGAAAAGTGAATAA
- a CDS encoding zinc ribbon domain-containing protein, whose translation MPTYDYICNSCNKKFEIFRPISDEREVTCPECNSTKTKKIISAGSGIIFKGSGFYTTDYKKSDINKKENTNDQKTTVNNKNCKQ comes from the coding sequence ATGCCAACTTATGATTACATTTGCAATTCATGTAATAAAAAATTTGAAATATTTAGACCAATTTCAGATGAAAGGGAAGTAACCTGTCCTGAATGTAATTCAACAAAAACTAAAAAAATAATATCAGCTGGTTCAGGAATAATATTTAAAGGTAGTGGTTTTTATACTACTGATTATAAAAAATCTGATATTAATAAAAAAGAAAATACAAATGATCAAAAAACTACTGTAAACAATAAAAATTGTAAACAATAA
- a CDS encoding UDP-glucose/GDP-mannose dehydrogenase family protein, translating into MKLNIGVFGLGYVGLITAVGFSYIGFDVNCFDINKEKLKALRDGKIPFYEENIEEILKDSIKQNKINFLDDSKDVIEKSDIIFIAVGTPPDKEGKADLKYIYEVVLEVIKYINSYKIIVIKSTVPPGTCKRVELFIKDNIKNISEEKKIDVDVVSNPEFLREGRAFHDFINPDRIIIGTNSEKAKEMMCLLYDYFIKRNFKIVLTDRESSELIKYASNCFLATKISYINELSILAEKIGANIKDVSLGMGLDLRIGNSFLDAGPGYGGSCLPKDTKALFNFARENGINLKILESTILANENQIKFTVNKILKNMNGVVNKIISVLGLTFKPNTDDIRESVSIKIINLLLQNGAFIKTYCPKGIEKTKELFKDENNIIFCENVYETFKESEAIIIATDWEEFNNLDYNFVYFLMKDYFLFDLRNMFYNNHKIKQMFYYYGTGIICSKAKDLIF; encoded by the coding sequence ATGAAATTAAATATTGGAGTTTTTGGTTTAGGATATGTTGGTTTAATTACAGCTGTTGGTTTTTCCTATATTGGTTTTGATGTAAACTGTTTTGATATAAATAAGGAAAAATTAAAAGCTTTAAGAGATGGTAAAATTCCATTTTATGAAGAAAATATAGAGGAGATTTTAAAAGATTCAATTAAACAAAATAAGATTAATTTTCTTGATGACTCAAAAGATGTAATTGAAAAGTCAGATATAATTTTTATAGCAGTTGGAACACCTCCAGATAAAGAAGGTAAAGCAGATTTAAAATATATTTATGAAGTTGTTCTTGAAGTAATAAAATATATTAATAGTTATAAAATTATTGTTATTAAATCAACTGTTCCGCCGGGAACATGTAAAAGAGTCGAACTTTTTATAAAAGATAATATTAAAAATATTTCTGAAGAAAAAAAGATTGATGTAGATGTTGTTTCAAATCCAGAATTTTTAAGAGAAGGGAGAGCATTTCATGACTTTATAAATCCAGATAGAATAATTATTGGTACAAACAGTGAAAAAGCTAAAGAAATGATGTGTCTTTTATATGACTATTTTATTAAAAGAAATTTTAAAATAGTCTTAACGGATAGGGAGAGTTCAGAATTAATAAAATACGCTTCAAACTGTTTTTTAGCTACAAAAATAAGTTACATAAATGAATTATCAATACTTGCAGAAAAAATAGGGGCTAACATAAAAGATGTATCTTTAGGAATGGGTCTTGATTTAAGAATAGGGAATAGTTTTCTCGATGCTGGTCCTGGGTATGGAGGAAGTTGTTTACCTAAAGATACAAAAGCACTTTTTAATTTTGCAAGAGAGAATGGAATTAATTTAAAAATTTTAGAATCAACAATTTTAGCAAATGAAAATCAAATTAAATTTACTGTAAACAAAATATTAAAGAACATGAATGGAGTTGTAAACAAGATTATATCTGTTCTAGGATTAACATTCAAACCCAATACAGATGATATAAGAGAATCTGTTTCAATCAAAATCATTAATTTACTTTTACAAAATGGAGCATTTATTAAAACATACTGCCCTAAAGGAATAGAAAAAACGAAAGAACTCTTTAAAGATGAAAACAACATTATATTTTGTGAAAATGTATATGAAACTTTTAAGGAGTCTGAAGCGATTATTATAGCAACAGATTGGGAAGAATTTAATAATCTAGATTATAATTTTGTTTATTTTTTAATGAAAGATTACTTTCTATTTGATTTAAGAAATATGTTTTATAATAATCATAAAATTAAACAAATGTTTTATTATTATGGTACAGGTATAATTTGTTCTAAAGCAAAAGATTTAATTTTTTAA
- a CDS encoding glycosyltransferase: protein MEKIKTYKMDMHVHSIFSERPSELLLKFLGTRESYVDPFKLFKFAKEKGMDFITITDHNKIDGIIKLKEKYPEETILGVEATTYFPEDGTKIHILLYDFEPYLFEKIDTIRSDIYKLREFIFENNIFYSVAHPLYSINKKLNLNHFEKLILLFDNFEVVNGGRNLDVNNITEKFFNNLNEELIYNLIRKHKIKPYSKNAHKKIFTAGSDDHTGLFIGTSYNYIRSSENLKITIKDFIETVKSGGSQFEGKSVDFESHAFQILKISFDFYKSKYLQKKDENIFNEKNEFNLFNNLNNNKVYEENKDLLYNKNNKKRDYINLLLKTFDKIIFEKRKLSLKEYIFLRRYLTKNKNKNKKINIKIIEFLLKINRLKNYDPLIVSYELFRSISNIIDILIKSFLESITTSSNLIKTNLLLFIEKLISSLVTFALSIPYITSISHIWQDRKIIDELINKYFFHEKKEFKKIAWFTDTLIDLNGVSVTLRNIGEFSKIKNRELFFVTSIKKEDYERNNFNFNIINFEPIFSFRSDIYKTFEVKFPSIMKIIKEVYDMNPDEIIISTPGPVGLTGLLLSKILNIPSKMVFHTDFSKEASEILGDKKISDIIDYILKIIYNLSDHILVNTYEYIKILKDKGFNSDKMSLFRRGIDLSKFYKINKENNKMINNLEIKNNDFILLYTGRISKDKNLDFILEVFEELKNSKYLKEKDITLKFIIAGDGPYLDELKNKYKSFREIYFLGKIENKNLPELYSLANLFVFPSVTDTFGMSVLEAQACGLPVLTSNIGGPKEIIINNETGYSLKIDKNLWKRKIIYLIDDKINNNSLLLNYLSKNALTHVQEKYDIEKVIDYYFRKENNRIKLKIIKDKVKINKYKIKIKNNFTNKSYKIHQIQF, encoded by the coding sequence ATGGAAAAAATAAAAACATATAAGATGGATATGCATGTTCATTCAATTTTTTCTGAAAGACCCTCAGAATTGTTGTTAAAGTTTTTAGGGACAAGAGAATCTTATGTAGATCCATTTAAACTTTTTAAATTCGCTAAAGAAAAAGGTATGGATTTTATTACAATTACAGATCACAACAAGATAGATGGAATAATAAAATTAAAAGAAAAATATCCAGAAGAGACCATTTTAGGTGTTGAGGCAACAACTTATTTCCCAGAAGATGGAACTAAAATACATATTTTATTATATGACTTTGAACCATACTTGTTTGAAAAAATTGATACTATAAGAAGTGATATATATAAACTAAGAGAATTTATTTTTGAAAATAATATTTTCTATTCAGTAGCTCATCCTTTATATTCTATTAATAAAAAACTTAATCTTAATCATTTTGAAAAATTAATACTTTTATTTGATAATTTTGAGGTTGTAAATGGAGGTAGAAATTTAGATGTAAATAATATTACTGAGAAATTTTTTAATAATCTTAATGAAGAATTAATTTATAATTTAATTAGAAAACATAAAATAAAACCTTACAGTAAAAATGCTCATAAAAAAATATTTACTGCTGGAAGTGATGACCATACAGGTCTATTTATTGGAACTTCTTATAATTATATTAGATCGAGTGAAAATTTAAAGATTACAATTAAAGATTTTATAGAAACTGTTAAATCTGGAGGTTCTCAATTTGAAGGAAAAAGTGTAGATTTTGAATCCCACGCTTTTCAAATATTGAAAATATCATTTGATTTTTATAAATCAAAATATCTACAAAAAAAAGATGAAAATATTTTTAATGAGAAAAATGAATTTAATTTATTTAATAATTTAAATAATAATAAGGTTTACGAAGAAAATAAAGATCTTCTTTATAATAAAAATAACAAAAAAAGAGATTACATTAATCTTTTACTAAAAACTTTTGATAAAATTATTTTTGAAAAAAGAAAATTATCCTTAAAAGAATATATTTTTTTAAGAAGGTACCTAACAAAAAATAAAAATAAAAATAAAAAAATAAATATCAAAATTATTGAATTTTTATTAAAAATAAATAGATTAAAAAATTATGATCCATTAATAGTTTCTTATGAATTGTTTAGAAGTATTTCAAATATTATAGATATATTAATAAAATCATTTTTAGAATCAATTACTACATCTTCAAATTTAATAAAAACAAATTTATTACTTTTTATTGAGAAATTGATATCATCTTTAGTTACATTTGCTTTATCTATTCCATATATTACTTCTATAAGTCATATTTGGCAGGACAGAAAAATAATTGATGAGCTAATAAATAAGTATTTTTTTCATGAAAAAAAGGAATTTAAAAAAATAGCATGGTTTACTGACACACTTATAGATTTAAATGGTGTTTCTGTAACATTAAGAAATATAGGAGAATTTTCAAAAATTAAAAATAGGGAACTCTTTTTCGTAACCTCAATAAAAAAAGAAGATTATGAAAGAAATAATTTTAACTTTAATATAATTAATTTTGAACCTATTTTTTCATTTAGAAGTGATATTTACAAAACCTTTGAAGTTAAATTTCCCTCAATCATGAAAATAATTAAAGAAGTATATGATATGAATCCTGATGAAATAATTATATCTACCCCAGGACCAGTAGGATTAACTGGCTTATTACTTTCAAAAATTTTAAATATACCTTCTAAAATGGTTTTCCATACAGATTTTTCTAAAGAAGCGTCAGAAATATTAGGTGATAAAAAGATTTCAGATATTATAGATTATATCTTAAAGATTATATATAATTTATCAGACCATATATTAGTAAATACTTATGAATATATAAAAATTCTTAAAGATAAAGGTTTCAATTCAGATAAAATGTCATTATTTAGAAGAGGAATTGATTTAAGTAAATTTTATAAAATAAATAAAGAAAATAATAAAATGATTAATAATTTAGAAATAAAAAATAATGATTTTATTTTATTGTATACTGGAAGAATCTCAAAAGATAAAAATCTAGATTTTATTTTAGAAGTATTTGAAGAATTAAAAAATAGCAAATATTTGAAAGAAAAAGATATTACATTAAAATTTATAATAGCAGGTGATGGACCTTATCTTGATGAATTAAAAAACAAATATAAATCTTTCAGAGAAATCTACTTTTTAGGTAAAATAGAAAATAAAAATTTACCAGAACTTTATTCTCTTGCTAATTTATTTGTTTTCCCAAGTGTAACTGATACCTTTGGAATGTCTGTTCTTGAAGCTCAAGCATGTGGATTGCCAGTTTTAACTTCTAATATTGGTGGACCAAAAGAAATTATAATTAATAATGAAACAGGTTATTCATTGAAAATTGATAAAAATCTTTGGAAAAGAAAAATAATATATTTAATTGATGATAAAATAAATAACAATTCTCTTTTATTAAATTATTTATCAAAAAATGCCTTAACTCATGTTCAAGAAAAATATGATATCGAAAAAGTAATTGACTATTATTTTAGGAAAGAGAATAATAGAATAAAACTAAAAATAATAAAGGATAAGGTCAAGATAAATAAATACAAAATTAAAATAAAAAATAACTTTACAAATAAAAGCTATAAGATACACCAAATCCAATTTTGA
- a CDS encoding tetratricopeptide repeat protein — protein MKDIFKILIFYFLIFIFISLNIISLAQVDFNDESWVYKEQGDKYFYLKNYSKAIEYYEKALQINPKYAEVYYMLGNIYKIKKLFDVALNYYKYAETYKAYFKIKEMYFYLLYDISEIFFFTRNFSNFLNYNNLLISNDNYFKYFSREIFSILNLVPEGENIFSKAYFRIGYFYFFSQNYENSLKYFIYSKIYKYRPDVTHWILSKLMYIQGGYIQHKEYEKIAINLNPEIAKFDKKFKWQKIPFDQNYLLEMEKFINEFNGYYYLNLQDKNKKYNK, from the coding sequence ATGAAAGATATTTTCAAAATATTAATTTTTTATTTTTTAATTTTCATTTTTATTTCTTTAAATATAATATCTTTGGCTCAAGTAGACTTCAATGATGAATCATGGGTTTATAAAGAGCAAGGAGATAAATATTTTTATCTAAAAAACTATTCTAAAGCAATTGAATATTATGAAAAAGCATTACAGATTAATCCAAAATATGCTGAAGTTTATTATATGCTAGGGAATATATATAAAATTAAAAAATTATTTGATGTCGCATTAAACTATTATAAATATGCAGAAACATATAAAGCTTATTTTAAAATAAAAGAGATGTATTTTTATCTTTTATATGATATTTCTGAAATATTTTTTTTTACAAGAAATTTCTCAAATTTTTTAAATTATAACAACCTTTTAATTTCAAATGATAATTATTTCAAATATTTTTCTAGAGAAATTTTTTCAATATTAAATCTTGTACCTGAAGGTGAAAATATTTTTTCAAAAGCTTATTTTAGAATAGGGTATTTTTATTTTTTTTCACAAAATTATGAAAATTCTCTAAAATATTTTATTTATTCCAAAATTTATAAATATAGACCTGATGTTACACACTGGATACTTTCAAAATTAATGTATATTCAAGGTGGTTACATTCAACATAAAGAATATGAAAAAATAGCAATAAATTTAAATCCTGAAATAGCAAAATTTGATAAAAAATTTAAATGGCAAAAGATTCCATTTGATCAAAATTATTTACTGGAAATGGAAAAATTTATAAATGAATTTAATGGTTACTATTATTTAAATCTTCAAGATAAAAATAAAAAATATAATAAGTAA